The Aedes aegypti strain LVP_AGWG chromosome 3, AaegL5.0 Primary Assembly, whole genome shotgun sequence genome contains a region encoding:
- the LOC5570015 gene encoding turripeptide Pal9.2 translates to MRVAIAVLAVVLIIGLAQAVPAKEKPTSKCNTACTDDYTPVCGGVKGSKDKPISFGNECVMQKYNCENKKSLTVLSQNECPGGGGVRLQ, encoded by the exons ATGCGTGTGGCAATTGCGGTTTTAGCAG TGGTTCTCATTATTGGGCTCGCACAGGCTGTCCCTGCCAAGGAGAAGCCAACGAGCAAGTGCAATACAGCGTGCACTGATGATTATACACCGGTTTGCGGCGGAGTCAAGGGCAGCAAAGATAAACCCATCAGTTTCGGAAACGAATGCGTTATGCAAAAGTACAACTGCGAGAATAAAAAGA GTTTGACTGTGCTCTCTCAAAACGAATGTCCCGGAGGCGGTGGTGTGAGGTTGCAGTAG